The following are encoded together in the Streptomyces sp. NBC_00341 genome:
- the rsmI gene encoding 16S rRNA (cytidine(1402)-2'-O)-methyltransferase: MDVVTETTGTLVLAGTPIGDVADAPPRLATELETADVVAAEDTRRLRRLTQALGIHTTGRVVSYFEGNESARTPELVEALTGGSRVLLVTDAGMPSVSDPGYRLVAAAVEQGIRVTAVPGPSAVLTALALSGLPVDRFCFEGFLPRKGGERLGKLREVAAERRTMVFFEAPHRLDDTLAAMAEVFGTERRAAVCRELTKTYEEVKRGPLGELAAWAAEGVRGEITVVVEGAADSGAEELDAAELVRRVQVREEAGERRKEAIAAVAAAAGLPKRDVFDAVVAAKNAARTGPPEGKGLS; this comes from the coding sequence ATGGACGTTGTGACGGAGACGACTGGAACGCTGGTACTCGCAGGGACCCCCATCGGCGATGTGGCGGACGCCCCGCCACGCCTCGCCACCGAACTGGAGACGGCGGACGTCGTCGCCGCGGAGGACACCCGCCGGCTGCGCCGGCTGACCCAGGCGCTGGGCATCCACACCACGGGGCGTGTCGTCTCGTACTTCGAGGGCAACGAGTCCGCCCGTACGCCGGAACTCGTCGAGGCGCTGACCGGCGGGTCCCGCGTCCTGCTGGTCACGGACGCCGGGATGCCGTCCGTCTCCGACCCCGGCTACCGGCTCGTCGCCGCCGCCGTCGAGCAGGGCATCAGGGTCACCGCGGTGCCCGGACCGTCGGCCGTGCTCACCGCGCTCGCCCTGTCCGGGCTGCCGGTGGACCGGTTCTGCTTCGAGGGCTTCCTGCCGCGCAAGGGCGGCGAGCGCCTCGGCAAGCTGCGCGAGGTCGCCGCGGAGCGCCGCACCATGGTCTTCTTCGAGGCCCCGCACCGGCTCGACGACACCCTCGCCGCGATGGCCGAGGTGTTCGGGACAGAGCGGCGCGCCGCCGTCTGCCGTGAGCTGACCAAGACCTACGAGGAAGTGAAGCGCGGCCCGCTGGGCGAACTGGCGGCCTGGGCGGCCGAGGGCGTACGCGGCGAGATCACCGTCGTCGTCGAGGGCGCGGCCGACTCCGGAGCCGAGGAACTGGACGCCGCAGAGCTGGTACGCAGGGTGCAGGTGCGAGAGGAGGCGGGGGAGCGGCGGAAGGAGGCGATCGCCGCCGTCGCCGCCGCTGCCGGCCTGCCCAAACGCGACGTGTTCGACGCGGTGGTCGCGGCAAAGAACGCGGCTCGGACCGGCCCGCCGGAGGGCAAAGGACTATCGTGA
- a CDS encoding phospholipid carrier-dependent glycosyltransferase → MTSTAPDARQGQDAGDQYGPEPTSWQQRLRRFGHSPRPGIGLRERLVPPYTRPGSRLWAVLGVPPVLADRLLRWSAWGGPLLVALVAGVLRFWNLGSPHAVIFDETYYAKDSWALINQGYEGAWPKDVDKLILDDPSKVNIPVDPGYVVHPPVGKWIIGIGEQIFGFTPFGWRFMVAVLGTLSVLMLCRIGRRLFRSTFLGCLAGALLAVDGLHFVMSRTALLDLVLMFFVLAAFGCLLIDRDWARRRLAAALPVDAEGVLRPDVVVAERLRLGWRPWRIAAGLMLGLAFATKWNGLYILVAFGLMTVLWDVGARRTAGAMRPYTAVLKRDLVPAFVSTVPVAILTYVASWTGWIIHNSPTRHGYYRDWAATDGRGGSWTWLPDWLRSLWHYEYQVYEFHVNLTSGHTYQSNPWSWIVLGRPVSYFYEEQNGCAASETGKCAREVLALGTPLLWWASCFALVYVLWRWVFRRDWRAGAIACGVAAGWVPWFLYQERTIFLFYAVVFVPFLCLAVAMMIGAMLGPAAGTGAKHELGLTTGDPSGERRRTLGAVAAGVLVLLIVWNFIYFWPLYTGTAIPEGSWRDRMWLDTWI, encoded by the coding sequence GTGACGAGTACAGCGCCCGATGCCCGGCAGGGCCAAGACGCCGGGGATCAGTACGGCCCGGAGCCGACTTCCTGGCAGCAGCGGCTGCGCCGCTTCGGCCATTCACCGCGGCCGGGGATCGGGCTGCGGGAGCGGCTGGTTCCGCCGTACACCCGCCCCGGGAGCCGCCTGTGGGCGGTGCTCGGGGTGCCTCCGGTGCTCGCGGACCGGCTGCTGCGCTGGTCGGCCTGGGGCGGTCCGCTGCTGGTGGCGCTGGTCGCCGGGGTGCTGCGGTTCTGGAACCTGGGCAGCCCGCACGCGGTGATATTCGATGAGACGTACTACGCCAAGGACTCCTGGGCGCTGATCAACCAGGGCTACGAGGGGGCCTGGCCCAAGGACGTCGACAAGCTGATCCTGGACGACCCGTCCAAGGTGAACATCCCGGTCGACCCCGGATATGTGGTGCACCCGCCGGTCGGCAAGTGGATCATCGGGATCGGCGAGCAGATCTTCGGCTTCACGCCGTTCGGCTGGCGGTTCATGGTCGCGGTGCTCGGCACGCTGTCGGTGCTGATGCTGTGCCGGATCGGCCGCAGGCTCTTCCGCTCGACGTTCCTGGGCTGTCTGGCGGGCGCGCTGCTCGCGGTGGACGGGCTGCACTTCGTGATGAGCCGCACGGCGCTGCTCGACCTGGTGCTGATGTTCTTCGTGCTGGCCGCGTTCGGCTGTCTGCTGATCGACCGGGACTGGGCGCGGCGCCGGCTCGCGGCGGCGCTGCCGGTCGACGCGGAGGGGGTGCTGCGGCCGGACGTCGTCGTGGCGGAGCGGCTGCGCCTGGGCTGGCGGCCGTGGCGGATCGCGGCCGGGCTCATGCTCGGACTGGCCTTCGCCACCAAGTGGAACGGGCTGTACATCCTGGTCGCGTTCGGCCTGATGACGGTCCTGTGGGACGTGGGCGCGCGGCGTACGGCGGGCGCGATGCGGCCGTACACGGCGGTGCTGAAGCGGGACCTGGTTCCGGCGTTCGTCTCCACGGTGCCGGTGGCGATCCTGACCTACGTCGCCTCGTGGACCGGCTGGATCATCCACAACTCCCCCACCCGGCACGGCTATTACCGGGACTGGGCGGCGACCGACGGCAGGGGCGGCAGCTGGACGTGGCTGCCGGACTGGCTGCGCAGCCTGTGGCACTACGAGTACCAGGTCTACGAGTTCCACGTGAACCTGACGTCCGGGCACACCTACCAGTCCAATCCGTGGAGCTGGATCGTGCTGGGCCGGCCGGTCTCGTACTTCTACGAGGAGCAGAACGGCTGCGCCGCCTCGGAGACCGGCAAGTGCGCCCGCGAGGTGCTGGCGCTCGGTACGCCGCTGCTGTGGTGGGCCTCGTGCTTCGCGCTGGTGTACGTGCTGTGGCGCTGGGTCTTCCGCCGCGACTGGCGGGCGGGCGCGATCGCGTGCGGGGTGGCGGCTGGCTGGGTGCCGTGGTTCCTGTACCAGGAACGCACCATCTTCCTTTTCTACGCGGTGGTGTTCGTGCCGTTCCTCTGTCTCGCGGTGGCGATGATGATCGGGGCGATGCTGGGTCCGGCGGCGGGTACCGGGGCGAAACACGAACTGGGGCTGACGACCGGTGATCCCTCGGGCGAACGGCGCCGGACGCTGGGGGCGGTCGCGGCGGGTGTCCTGGTGCTGCTGATCGTCTGGAACTTCATCTACTTCTGGCCGCTGTACACGGGGACCGCGATCCCGGAGGGCTCCTGGCGCGACCGGATGTGGCTGGACACCTGGATCTGA
- a CDS encoding penicillin-binding transpeptidase domain-containing protein, whose protein sequence is MRSGVKIGIIGGVFTVVVGGVGYGAYNILDGLGDSGVGGGTDTETTSQEVRTGPVTEQEIADTSKKFLAAWAKGDAAVASHLTNNEGDSGPALTGYRDTAHVTKAVITPGPAVGAKVPYTVEATVSYKGTTKPWSYKSELTVVRGQSTGHALVDWKPAVLHPDLAKGESLETGEAKTAPIEAVDHNGQVLTKEKYPSLGVILDELRKKYGGKTGGTAGVETWINSASEDGANKTLLTLVKGKPGKLATTLDAKIQAAAERGVKKFEQSSVVAVEPSTGAIRAIANNRDDGYDAARWAKVAPGSTMKIVTAAMIIQNGLGSANGPVKCPSSVSWKGVTFHNLDNFDMTDGPTLKRAFAKSCNTAFIKPVLPLGDGKRDTALGVEAAQYFGIGRNWQTGISTFDGSVPESQNAETAASFIGQGKIEMNPLNMASVTATAVSGRFRQPYIVPQNLDNRTFAVANPLPGGVSAQLKEMLNYTATSPEGTGTKAMARVGGTKGAKTGSAEVDGHASSDSWFTGFSNDLAAAALVQSGGHGGDAAGPVVAEVLLAGP, encoded by the coding sequence ATGCGCAGTGGAGTGAAGATAGGAATAATCGGCGGGGTGTTCACGGTCGTGGTCGGTGGTGTGGGCTACGGCGCGTACAACATCCTGGACGGGCTCGGGGACAGCGGCGTCGGGGGCGGCACGGACACCGAGACCACCTCGCAGGAGGTGCGGACCGGGCCGGTCACCGAGCAGGAGATAGCCGACACGTCGAAGAAGTTCCTCGCGGCGTGGGCGAAGGGCGACGCGGCGGTCGCGTCCCACCTCACCAACAACGAGGGCGATTCCGGACCGGCGTTGACCGGCTACCGCGATACGGCCCATGTCACCAAGGCCGTGATCACGCCCGGCCCGGCGGTCGGCGCGAAGGTCCCGTACACCGTCGAGGCGACCGTCTCGTACAAGGGGACGACGAAGCCCTGGTCGTACAAGTCCGAACTGACCGTGGTGCGCGGCCAGTCCACCGGCCACGCGCTCGTCGACTGGAAGCCCGCCGTCCTCCACCCGGACCTGGCCAAGGGCGAGTCGCTGGAGACGGGCGAGGCGAAGACCGCGCCGATCGAGGCGGTCGACCACAACGGCCAGGTGCTCACCAAGGAGAAGTACCCCTCGCTCGGCGTCATCCTGGACGAGCTGCGCAAGAAGTACGGCGGGAAGACCGGCGGCACCGCGGGCGTAGAGACCTGGATCAACAGCGCGAGCGAGGACGGCGCGAACAAGACGCTGCTGACCCTGGTCAAGGGGAAGCCGGGCAAGCTGGCGACCACGCTGGACGCGAAGATCCAGGCAGCGGCCGAGCGGGGCGTGAAGAAGTTCGAGCAGTCGTCCGTGGTGGCCGTAGAGCCGTCGACCGGCGCGATCCGCGCCATCGCCAACAACCGGGACGACGGCTACGACGCGGCCCGGTGGGCGAAGGTGGCGCCCGGCTCGACGATGAAGATCGTGACGGCCGCGATGATCATCCAGAACGGCCTGGGCAGCGCGAACGGGCCGGTCAAGTGCCCGTCCAGCGTGAGCTGGAAGGGGGTCACCTTCCACAACCTGGACAACTTCGACATGACGGACGGCCCCACGTTGAAGCGGGCCTTCGCCAAGTCCTGCAACACGGCGTTCATCAAGCCGGTACTGCCGCTGGGTGACGGCAAGCGTGACACCGCGCTCGGCGTCGAGGCCGCGCAGTACTTCGGGATCGGCCGCAACTGGCAGACCGGCATCTCGACGTTCGACGGCAGCGTGCCCGAGTCACAGAACGCGGAGACGGCCGCGTCGTTCATCGGCCAGGGCAAAATCGAGATGAACCCGCTGAACATGGCCTCCGTCACCGCCACCGCCGTCAGCGGCCGGTTCCGGCAGCCCTACATCGTCCCGCAGAACCTGGACAACCGGACCTTCGCCGTCGCGAACCCGCTCCCGGGCGGGGTGTCGGCGCAGCTGAAGGAGATGCTGAACTACACCGCCACCAGCCCGGAGGGCACCGGCACCAAGGCCATGGCGCGGGTGGGCGGCACCAAGGGCGCCAAGACGGGCTCCGCCGAGGTCGACGGCCACGCCTCGTCCGACAGCTGGTTCACCGGCTTCAGCAACGACCTGGCAGCGGCGGCCCTCGTCCAGTCCGGCGGCCACGGCGGGGACGCGGCAGGACCGGTCGTCGCGGAGGTCCTGCTCGCGGGTCCGTGA
- a CDS encoding EamA family transporter → MTPLVATAVLIAAFTHAGWNAIAHAIKDQLVSFTLISGGGLLIGAAAAAFVPFPAADAWPYLALSAALHVTYMLLLMRSFTLGDFGQMYPIARGTAPLVVTVLAAVFVGERPDGWATAGVAVASAGLVGMALWGIRGSGKRPHWPAIVAALATGLAIAGYTTVDGVGVRASGSSLGYIAWLMILEGVAIPVYALYRRRSALTAQLRPYALRGLLGAALSVTAYGLVLWAQTRAALAPVAALRESSIIVGAAIGTVFFKERFGAPRVAAAGLMVVGIGLMLHTS, encoded by the coding sequence GTGACACCGCTCGTCGCCACAGCCGTCCTGATCGCCGCGTTCACGCACGCCGGCTGGAACGCCATCGCACACGCGATCAAGGACCAGCTGGTCTCGTTCACCCTGATCTCCGGCGGCGGACTGCTGATCGGCGCGGCCGCCGCCGCCTTCGTCCCGTTCCCGGCCGCGGACGCCTGGCCGTACCTGGCCCTGTCCGCCGCCCTGCACGTGACGTACATGCTGCTGCTGATGCGCTCGTTCACCCTGGGCGACTTCGGCCAGATGTATCCGATCGCCCGGGGCACCGCCCCGCTCGTCGTCACCGTCCTGGCCGCCGTCTTCGTGGGCGAACGCCCGGACGGCTGGGCCACGGCGGGCGTCGCGGTGGCCTCCGCGGGGCTGGTCGGGATGGCCCTGTGGGGCATCCGCGGCTCCGGCAAGCGCCCGCACTGGCCCGCGATCGTCGCCGCGCTGGCGACCGGTCTCGCCATCGCCGGCTACACGACGGTCGACGGCGTGGGCGTACGCGCCTCGGGCAGTTCGCTCGGATACATCGCCTGGCTGATGATCCTTGAGGGCGTCGCGATCCCCGTCTACGCCCTGTACCGCCGCCGCTCCGCACTGACCGCCCAACTCCGCCCGTACGCACTGCGCGGACTGCTCGGCGCCGCCCTCTCGGTCACGGCGTACGGGCTCGTCCTGTGGGCCCAGACCCGCGCCGCACTGGCCCCGGTCGCCGCCCTGCGCGAATCATCGATCATCGTCGGCGCGGCCATCGGCACGGTGTTCTTCAAGGAACGGTTCGGCGCCCCGCGCGTCGCGGCGGCGGGGCTGATGGTGGTGGGCATCGGGCTGATGCTGCATACGAGTTGA
- a CDS encoding JmjC domain-containing protein encodes MSLSLLLPEEGVTDLLLNWPDEPRVYERGSTALDETITADFLKDYLFTGCAPADEIAVVRAPNPSLNKAAFMTNGRTDAAKLRRLHESGHTIRLGNLQRVLPYMARVSRRVQEETGYSNYVHAFLTPPGNQGLRHHWDQQMAVIVQTAGVKRWQLWRPPVEAPMREFNESWRVWRDDYITKWEAEGPDNEVDLKVGQSLLLPRGWVHNPRVEDSDETSVHLTFALRERTPLWLAEQMVAGAVSQGEFRQVVRPGQLDGAELGRQLLGTRDALVKYLSGLDVSEVARAVRHAAMTELEYTT; translated from the coding sequence ATGTCACTGAGTCTCTTACTGCCCGAGGAAGGTGTGACCGATCTTCTCCTGAACTGGCCGGACGAGCCCCGCGTGTACGAGCGAGGCAGTACGGCCCTGGACGAGACGATCACGGCGGACTTCCTGAAGGACTATCTCTTCACCGGCTGCGCACCTGCGGACGAGATCGCGGTCGTTCGGGCTCCGAACCCGTCCTTGAACAAGGCCGCGTTCATGACGAACGGCCGGACCGACGCAGCCAAGCTGCGGCGACTGCACGAGAGCGGACACACGATCCGCCTGGGCAACCTCCAGAGGGTATTGCCGTATATGGCGCGCGTCTCCAGGCGCGTCCAGGAGGAGACGGGATACTCGAACTACGTGCACGCCTTCCTGACCCCTCCCGGTAACCAGGGTCTGCGCCACCACTGGGATCAGCAGATGGCTGTGATTGTGCAGACCGCAGGTGTTAAGCGGTGGCAGCTCTGGCGACCCCCGGTAGAGGCCCCCATGCGTGAATTCAACGAGAGTTGGCGGGTCTGGCGGGATGACTACATTACGAAGTGGGAAGCGGAGGGTCCTGACAACGAGGTCGACCTCAAGGTCGGCCAGTCCCTCTTGCTGCCGCGCGGCTGGGTCCACAACCCTCGCGTCGAGGACTCCGATGAGACCAGCGTCCACCTGACGTTCGCCCTGCGGGAGCGCACGCCCCTCTGGCTTGCCGAGCAGATGGTGGCCGGTGCTGTCTCGCAGGGCGAATTCCGACAGGTCGTCCGCCCAGGACAACTCGATGGGGCCGAGCTGGGCAGGCAGCTCCTGGGGACTCGCGACGCCCTGGTGAAGTACCTGTCCGGGCTCGACGTCAGCGAGGTGGCGAGGGCCGTCCGACATGCCGCGATGACGGAGCTGGAGTACACCACCTGA
- a CDS encoding DUF397 domain-containing protein codes for MIDLYGLTAEGTTFENFCGGNLNGEHESCVEVGAISGSGTAFAVRDNKPEGAGLELRFTEAELNDFALGWVKKQGLPL; via the coding sequence ATGATTGACCTCTACGGCCTCACGGCCGAAGGCACCACGTTCGAGAACTTCTGTGGCGGCAACCTCAACGGCGAACACGAGTCGTGCGTCGAGGTCGGGGCCATCTCCGGATCGGGCACTGCCTTCGCCGTTCGCGACAACAAGCCCGAGGGGGCTGGTCTCGAACTCAGGTTCACCGAGGCGGAACTCAACGACTTCGCCCTCGGCTGGGTCAAGAAGCAGGGGCTGCCGCTCTAG